The Anaerolineae bacterium genome includes a window with the following:
- a CDS encoding helix-turn-helix domain-containing protein: MPWKESSAMEERIRFVVLVHQEDRPFSALCEEFGVSRQTGYKWLRR; encoded by the coding sequence ATGCCCTGGAAGGAGAGCTCAGCCATGGAAGAACGCATCCGTTTCGTAGTTCTGGTCCATCAAGAGGACCGTCCCTTCAGCGCCCTGTGTGAGGAGTTTGGCGTCAGCCGCCAGACCGGCTACAAATGGTTGAGGCGCT